The following proteins come from a genomic window of Bos mutus isolate GX-2022 chromosome 23, NWIPB_WYAK_1.1, whole genome shotgun sequence:
- the LOC102282622 gene encoding olfactory receptor 10C1 — protein MSINCSLWRDNSMSVKHFAFTKFSELTEQCWLLFSFILLMFLASLTGNALIALAIWTNPALHTPMYFFLANLSLLEIGYTCSVIPKMLQSLVSEARGISQEGCATQMFFFALFGISECYLLAAMAFDRYMAICSPLHYATRMSRGVCVHLAMVSWGMGCIVSLGQTNYIFSLDFCGPCEIDHFFCDLPPILALACGDTSHNEAAVFVVATLCISSPFLLIIASYVRILAAVLIMSSPEGRRKALSTCSSHLLVVTLFYGSASVSYLRPKSSHSPGADKLLALFYTVVTSMLNPIIYSLRNKEVKTALWRTLGKKKL, from the coding sequence ATGAGCATCAATTGTTCCTTGTGGAGAGACAATAGCATGTCTGTGAAACACTTTGCATTTACCAAATTCTCTGAGTTAACCGAACAGTGttggcttttattttccttcatcttaCTCATGTTCTTAGCATCACTGACAGGCAATGCTCTCATAGCCCTTGCCATCTGGACCAATCCAGCCCTCCatacccccatgtacttcttcctggcCAACTTGTCTCTCTTGGAGATTGGATACACTTGCTCTGTCATACCCAAGATGCTGCAGAGCCTTGTGAGTGAGGCCCGAGGAATCTCTCAGGAGGGCTGTGCTACACAGATGTTTTTCTTTGCCTTATTTGGGATCAGTGAATGCTATCTTTTGGCAGCCATGGCTTTTGATCGCTATATGGCCATATGCTCCCCACTTCACTATGCAACACGAATGAGTCGTGGAGTGTGTGTCCATTTAGCAATGGTTTCTTGGGGTATGGGTTGCATAGTAAGCTTGGGCCAAACcaactatattttttctttggacTTCTGTGGCCCCTGTGAAATAGACCACTTCTTCTGTGACCTCCCCCCTATTCTGGCACTAGCCTGTGGGGATACATCCCATAATGAGGCTGCAGTCTTTGTTGTGGCCACTCTTTGCATTTCCAGCCCATTTTTATTAATCATTGCTTCTTATGTCAGAATTTTAGCTGCCGTGCTCATCATGTCATCCCCTGAAGGTCGCCGAAAAGCTCTTTCCACCTGTTCTTCCCACCTACTGGTAGTAACACTATTCTATGGCTCAGCATCTGTCAGCTATTTGAGGCCCAAGTCTAGCCATTCACCTGGGGCAGATAAACTCCTGGCCCTCTTCTACACAGTGGTGACATCCATGCTCAACCCTATCATCTACAGTTTACGGAACAAGGAAGTCAAGACAGCTCTTTGGAGAACTCTGGGCAAGAAAAAGCTTTGA
- the LOC102282905 gene encoding olfactory receptor 2B11-like, whose translation MEPNNKSHPEEFILLGFTDRPWLELPLFIILLITYPMAMMGNIAIILVSKLDPRLHSPMYFFLTNLSFLDMCYTTSIVPQMLFNLGMSKKTISYVGCAVQLYFFHTMGGTECLLLAVMSFDRYVAICKPLHYTLIMNQRVCILLVATVWLNGMTYAVSEATVTLQLPLCGRNTLDHLLCEIPVLIKTACGEKGANELTLSVVCIFFLAVPLCLILISYACIGHAVFKIKSSEGRKKAFGTCSSHLIVVFLFYGPGISMYLQPPSSISRDQPKFMALFYGVVTPALNPFIYTLRNKDVKGALGNLMRSIFTSK comes from the coding sequence ATGGAACCAAATAACAAAAGCCATCCTGAAGAGTTTATTCTACTAGGCTTTACTGACCGTCCTTGGCTAGAGCTTCCTCTATTCATTATTCTGCTTATAACATACCCCATGGCCATGATGGGAAACATAGCCATCATTCTGGTGTCCAAGTTAGACCCCCGTCTGCACAGtcccatgtatttcttcctcaCCAACCTCTCCTTTTTGGACATGTGCTACACCACAAGCATTGTCCCTCAGATGCTCTTTAACCTGGGAATGTCTAAGAAGACAATCAGCTATGTGGGGTGTGCAGTTCAGCTTTATTTCTTCCACACAATGGGGGGCACAGAATGTCTGCTTTTGGCTGTTATGTCCTTTGATCGctacgtggccatctgcaagcctctACACTACACCCTCATCATGAATCAGCGCGTCTGTATCTTATTAGTGGCCACCGTGTGGCTGAATGGAATGACCTATGCTGTCTCAGAGGCCACTGTCACCTTACAGTTACCACTGTGTGGTCGCAATACCCTGGATCACTTGCTGTGTGAGATTCCTGTTCTGATAAAGACTGCCTGTGGTGAAAAGGGTGCTAATGAGCTCACACTCTCAGTggtatgcatttttttcttagctGTGCCACTATGCTTAATTCTAATATCCTATGCTTGTATTGGACATGCTGTATTTAAGATTAAATCTtcggagggaaggaaaaaagccTTTGGGACATGTTCTTcccatctcattgtagttttcttattttatggCCCAGGTATCAGCATGTACCTTCAGCCCCCCTCCTCCATCTCAAGAGACCAGCCCAAGTTCATGGCTCTCTTCTATGGAGTGGTGACTCCTGCACTCAACCCTTTCATCTACACTCTGAGGAATAAAGATGTAAAGGGGGCACTGGGCAATCTGATGAGGAGCATTTTCACTTCCAAGTGA